The Lentzea guizhouensis genome contains a region encoding:
- a CDS encoding terminase large subunit yields MSQERTSSTTAEADAADAIAEFHDSRWRPIDPDGPVCGYKLRGKICCKRGAHYCEPRADRVVFFFREHLRHVKGALRRKPFVLRPWQEHELIRPLFGEVVWSHEWQRYVRRYRRGFIIMSRKNGKSEIAAGILLYLLVGDGEESAEVYTAAKDKDQAQKIFGPARRMVELSPVLRKRLQHIKNSMRLVDAKTDSVFTVITADADGELGHNPSGFCLDELLSQPDASLWDAMDTADGARLQELLFVATTETNLPLSFGAAMIDEAERIQEDPSRSPHTFVFCRKMPANQDQLDRLHRLFEGHPDLPVSLDIWDERNWKWPNPALGEFLSLEAMRRSALGAKKSKRAESAFRQFKLNMREANAVRWIALDLWNANAGEVAEIPEDLVPQLEGKRCWAGLDLSSKLDLTAWCLRFEDGDLLWRFWIPESMVDVLDKHTDDKFGQWCDDGWVTVTEGDTIDYQRIYEDIARDHERYVIVSGTYDKWSGEPVRQTIQELTGMDMVESNTTYERMTPPMKEAMRKLKAVEYRHHGNPVAAWMADCLEAKHPTDDPERIRPVKPMRDTSHKRIDGMPALFFAEDGAMRGGDARSVYEERGLSSLG; encoded by the coding sequence GTGAGCCAGGAGAGGACCTCCTCGACCACGGCTGAGGCGGACGCCGCGGACGCCATCGCCGAGTTTCACGACTCGCGGTGGCGGCCGATCGACCCCGATGGCCCGGTGTGCGGCTACAAGCTGCGCGGCAAGATCTGCTGCAAGCGGGGCGCGCACTACTGCGAGCCGCGCGCGGACCGCGTGGTGTTCTTCTTCCGCGAGCACCTGCGGCACGTCAAGGGAGCGTTGCGGCGTAAGCCGTTCGTCTTGCGGCCGTGGCAGGAACACGAGCTGATCAGGCCGTTGTTCGGCGAGGTGGTGTGGTCGCACGAGTGGCAGCGCTACGTGCGCCGCTACCGGCGCGGGTTCATCATCATGTCCCGCAAGAACGGCAAGTCCGAGATCGCCGCGGGCATCTTGCTCTACCTGCTCGTCGGTGACGGTGAGGAGTCGGCCGAGGTCTACACCGCGGCCAAGGACAAGGACCAGGCGCAGAAGATCTTCGGCCCGGCGCGGCGGATGGTCGAGCTGTCGCCGGTGCTGCGCAAGCGGCTGCAGCACATCAAGAACTCGATGCGGCTGGTCGACGCCAAGACCGACTCGGTGTTCACGGTCATCACCGCGGACGCCGACGGCGAGCTCGGCCACAACCCGTCCGGGTTCTGCCTGGACGAGTTGCTGTCGCAGCCGGACGCGTCGCTGTGGGACGCAATGGACACCGCCGACGGCGCACGGCTGCAGGAGCTGCTGTTCGTCGCGACGACGGAGACCAACCTGCCGCTGAGCTTCGGTGCGGCGATGATCGACGAGGCCGAGCGGATCCAGGAGGACCCGTCTCGGTCGCCGCACACGTTCGTGTTCTGCCGCAAGATGCCGGCCAACCAGGACCAGCTCGACCGGCTGCACCGGTTGTTCGAGGGGCACCCGGACCTGCCGGTGTCGCTGGACATCTGGGACGAACGCAACTGGAAGTGGCCCAACCCGGCGTTGGGTGAGTTCCTGTCGCTGGAGGCGATGCGCCGATCGGCGTTGGGCGCCAAGAAGAGCAAGCGCGCGGAGTCGGCGTTCCGGCAGTTCAAGCTGAACATGCGCGAGGCCAACGCCGTGCGGTGGATCGCGCTGGACCTGTGGAACGCCAACGCCGGTGAGGTCGCCGAGATCCCCGAGGACCTGGTGCCGCAGCTGGAGGGCAAGCGGTGCTGGGCGGGCCTGGACCTGTCGTCCAAACTGGACCTCACGGCCTGGTGCCTGAGGTTCGAGGACGGCGACCTGCTGTGGAGGTTCTGGATCCCCGAGTCGATGGTCGACGTGCTCGACAAGCACACCGACGACAAGTTCGGCCAGTGGTGCGATGACGGGTGGGTCACCGTCACCGAGGGCGACACGATCGACTATCAGCGGATCTACGAGGACATCGCCCGCGACCACGAGCGGTACGTGATTGTGTCCGGCACTTACGACAAGTGGTCCGGTGAGCCGGTGCGCCAGACGATCCAGGAACTGACCGGCATGGACATGGTCGAGTCGAACACCACCTACGAGCGCATGACGCCTCCGATGAAGGAGGCGATGCGCAAGCTCAAGGCCGTCGAGTACCGCCACCACGGCAACCCGGTCGCCGCGTGGATGGCGGACTGCCTGGAGGCCAAGCACCCCACCGACGACCCGGAGCGGATCCGGCCGGTGAAGCCGATGCGCGACACCAGTCACAAGCGGATCGACGGCATGCCGGCCTTGTTCTTCGCCGAGGACGGCGCCATGCGCGGCGGCGACGCCCGCAGTGTCTACGAGGAGCGCGGGCTGAGCTCGCTCGGATGA
- a CDS encoding phage terminase small subunit P27 family, with product MPTKWAVLMGGRTDRINANEPQPSEAPPADGGADCPIDPPSWLTQRAKNVWRQYAPDLHLVGVLTLWDVEAFAAWCDAVVRRRDAIEHLRKEGAVREFTVYNKNGQPTGTRVGKNPWTYVLNDADAHFRYYAARFGLTPSDRSALSLGEAPGEPGEDLLDHG from the coding sequence ATGCCGACCAAGTGGGCTGTCCTGATGGGCGGACGCACGGACCGGATCAACGCCAACGAGCCGCAGCCGTCGGAGGCACCGCCCGCGGACGGTGGCGCTGACTGCCCGATCGATCCGCCGTCGTGGCTCACGCAGCGCGCGAAGAACGTGTGGCGCCAGTACGCCCCCGATCTGCACCTGGTCGGCGTACTGACGCTGTGGGACGTCGAGGCGTTCGCGGCCTGGTGCGACGCGGTCGTCCGCCGGCGCGATGCGATCGAGCACCTGCGCAAGGAAGGCGCGGTGCGCGAGTTCACCGTCTACAACAAGAACGGCCAGCCCACCGGCACGCGCGTCGGGAAGAACCCGTGGACGTACGTGCTCAACGACGCGGACGCGCATTTTCGTTACTACGCCGCGAGGTTCGGGTTGACGCCGTCCGACCGCTCGGCGCTGAGCCTCGGGGAGGCCCCCGGTGAGCCAGGAGAGGACCTCCTCGACCACGGCTGA
- a CDS encoding HNH endonuclease — translation MPSRARRRCTASGCPGFAGTSGRCEQHEIPRPRPQPKPRPSSTALGYDYRWRKKSEAYLRANPTCVACGRPSQHTDHIDGDRTNWEPDNLQPLCLSCHSRKTATHDGGFGNRRTPR, via the coding sequence ATGCCCAGCAGAGCTCGCCGACGCTGCACGGCCTCCGGGTGTCCAGGATTCGCGGGCACCTCGGGCCGGTGCGAACAGCACGAGATCCCGCGGCCGCGTCCGCAGCCGAAGCCGCGGCCGTCGTCCACAGCGCTGGGCTACGACTACCGGTGGCGCAAGAAGTCCGAGGCCTACCTGCGCGCCAACCCCACGTGCGTGGCGTGCGGCCGGCCGTCGCAGCACACCGACCACATCGACGGCGACCGCACCAACTGGGAGCCGGACAACCTGCAGCCGCTGTGCCTGTCCTGCCACAGCCGCAAGACGGCGACGCACGACGGCGGGTTCGGCAACCGGCGCACACCACGGTAA
- a CDS encoding HNH endonuclease, with product MAYTLHDDNVASDARWVTLAKLQETDGVPDLLALSPSRRRKYLARLEVRKALMIAAYFVMQSESARNTADGYITQEAALACCTEPWILQALLTPVCGKPPLLHQEGQKCGEKNCIDASGPWKPNYEYRVCAFLKRNPSKSEQDRRKQQRAELTDSTLRTAVYLRDGGCCRYCRSGPLGRKGMGNAKDRRRIPQIDHIDPDEPAGPGPDYKGVALSCAACNEYKQKRTPEEADMDLLPEPTPEQIAYWAERGEQQFSRAPRGTTHPADLVPDEWLAARDNPPDNEINNAADNAQTTSRTTSPTVVDHVVPGRPEHIPDAPDAPAADLVSAGGAQDNARDNPPEPSGSGRVGHTQPEVLQGSRGQPIRTPDAPDIYHGRSRTAPTTPSTPPPSRREGQP from the coding sequence ATGGCGTACACGCTTCACGACGACAACGTCGCCTCGGACGCCCGGTGGGTGACCCTGGCCAAGCTCCAAGAGACCGACGGCGTGCCGGACCTGCTCGCGCTCAGCCCGTCCCGGCGCCGCAAGTACTTGGCGCGCCTGGAAGTGCGCAAGGCATTGATGATCGCCGCGTACTTCGTGATGCAGTCGGAGTCTGCTCGCAATACGGCTGACGGCTACATCACCCAGGAAGCCGCGCTGGCGTGCTGCACCGAGCCGTGGATCCTCCAGGCCCTGCTGACCCCCGTGTGCGGCAAACCCCCTCTGCTGCACCAGGAAGGCCAGAAGTGCGGCGAGAAGAACTGCATCGACGCCTCCGGCCCGTGGAAGCCCAACTACGAGTACCGGGTGTGCGCGTTCCTCAAGCGCAACCCCTCGAAATCCGAGCAGGACCGCCGCAAGCAGCAGCGCGCCGAGCTCACCGACTCCACGCTGCGCACCGCCGTCTACCTGCGCGACGGCGGCTGCTGCCGCTACTGCCGCAGCGGCCCGCTCGGGCGCAAGGGCATGGGCAACGCCAAGGACCGCCGCCGCATCCCGCAGATCGACCACATCGACCCGGACGAGCCCGCAGGCCCCGGGCCGGACTACAAGGGCGTCGCGCTCAGCTGCGCAGCCTGCAACGAGTACAAGCAGAAGCGCACGCCCGAAGAGGCCGACATGGATCTGCTGCCCGAGCCCACCCCGGAGCAGATCGCCTACTGGGCCGAGCGAGGCGAGCAGCAGTTCAGCCGCGCCCCCCGCGGCACAACCCACCCCGCAGACCTCGTTCCGGACGAGTGGCTCGCCGCCCGTGACAACCCACCGGACAACGAGATCAACAACGCGGCGGACAACGCGCAGACAACAAGCCGCACAACAAGTCCAACCGTTGTCGATCACGTTGTTCCAGGCCGCCCCGAACACATCCCGGACGCTCCCGACGCACCTGCGGCCGATCTTGTTTCCGCAGGTGGAGCACAGGACAACGCCCGCGACAACCCGCCGGAACCGTCCGGCTCGGGTCGGGTCGGACACACGCAACCTGAGGTGCTGCAGGGCTCACGTGGTCAACCGATCCGCACCCCGGACGCACCCGACATCTACCACGGTCGATCCCGCACCGCGCCCACCACACCGTCCACACCGCCACCGTCCAGAAGGGAGGGACAGCCATGA
- a CDS encoding response regulator transcription factor: protein MPDKDVFGRPLVADDRRVLRMMARGERTKTIAAVLGVSPNAVSHRITNIGRKLGTLQPPQTLLEAYRRGLIGPPGPRVGLRVATVADRPGFVWWQHSCTALDAFAVGVSPAGAQCGCALSTGQPGEWRPVWVGEHPERRAAP, encoded by the coding sequence GTGCCTGATAAGGACGTGTTCGGTCGGCCGCTGGTCGCCGACGACCGCCGCGTGCTGCGCATGATGGCCCGCGGCGAGCGGACCAAGACGATCGCCGCGGTGCTGGGCGTCAGCCCGAATGCCGTGTCGCACCGCATCACCAACATCGGCCGCAAGCTCGGCACCTTGCAACCGCCGCAGACGCTGTTGGAGGCCTACCGCCGCGGCCTGATCGGGCCGCCCGGCCCGCGTGTCGGGCTGCGCGTCGCGACCGTCGCCGACCGGCCGGGGTTCGTGTGGTGGCAGCACTCGTGCACCGCGCTGGACGCGTTCGCGGTCGGTGTCTCGCCGGCCGGGGCGCAGTGCGGGTGCGCGCTGTCGACCGGCCAGCCGGGCGAGTGGCGGCCGGTGTGGGTCGGCGAGCACCCGGAGCGGAGGGCAGCGCCGTGA
- a CDS encoding exonuclease domain-containing protein: MPDPRQIVVVDVETSGLDPAQHIAVEVAWVNLATGEHDVFVPPHNWRDVLVTADLRALRINGYLDRLVEAEQDRHGQAARALWDQLDGNTLAGCNPSFDAVFLRKMFDTVYDLDDHNIDGPPTWHHRLLDLSAYAAGALGIEPHELPGLSTVCERLGVEHPDAHTAFGDADATYACFLKLLDMQVVGRA, translated from the coding sequence GTGCCTGACCCCCGACAGATCGTCGTCGTCGACGTCGAGACCAGCGGCCTGGACCCCGCCCAGCACATCGCGGTCGAGGTTGCGTGGGTCAACCTCGCCACCGGTGAGCACGACGTGTTCGTGCCGCCGCACAACTGGCGCGACGTGCTGGTCACTGCGGACCTCCGCGCGTTGCGGATCAACGGCTACCTCGACCGGCTGGTCGAGGCCGAGCAGGACCGCCACGGCCAGGCCGCTCGCGCGCTGTGGGACCAGCTTGACGGCAACACGCTCGCCGGGTGCAACCCGAGCTTCGACGCCGTGTTCCTGCGCAAGATGTTCGACACCGTCTACGACCTCGACGACCACAACATCGACGGTCCGCCGACGTGGCACCACCGGCTGCTGGACCTCTCGGCGTACGCGGCCGGCGCGCTCGGCATCGAGCCGCACGAGCTGCCCGGCCTGAGCACAGTGTGCGAGCGGCTGGGCGTCGAGCACCCCGACGCGCACACCGCGTTCGGTGACGCGGACGCCACCTATGCGTGCTTCCTGAAGCTGCTCGACATGCAGGTGGTGGGCCGTGCCTGA
- a CDS encoding DUF2637 domain-containing protein, producing the protein MRKREQAEGLDWVTWMGAAVLLASVAVLSFSTLMELAVRGGYTDWRKWLWPLSLDAAAMVALRYWLARGLPASARRTGLALALVVIILSTGGNALEHWWQGGLLAAVMGSIPPLVLAAVALLIDLGLRRQDLAPDTPAHAPAAAPGPGELVTSDDAAPDVQSEACDEATMRPLRRDLSERLVQLELLTTKHPTPAPGAEQTPRQDPVPPGLDLALVKRAHELIAKSEGAPGFRRIGRDLLARELGTSPHQARLQLAHYDATNSTTPGAGADTKETASA; encoded by the coding sequence ATGCGTAAGCGCGAGCAGGCCGAGGGCCTGGACTGGGTGACGTGGATGGGCGCAGCCGTGCTGCTGGCGTCGGTGGCGGTGCTGTCGTTCTCCACGTTGATGGAGCTCGCGGTGCGCGGCGGCTACACCGACTGGCGGAAATGGCTGTGGCCGCTGAGCCTCGACGCCGCGGCGATGGTGGCGCTGCGCTACTGGCTGGCACGCGGGCTGCCCGCCAGCGCCAGGCGCACCGGCCTGGCGCTGGCGCTGGTGGTGATCATCCTCAGCACCGGCGGCAACGCCCTGGAGCACTGGTGGCAAGGCGGACTGCTGGCCGCGGTCATGGGCTCGATCCCGCCGCTGGTGCTCGCCGCCGTGGCGCTGCTGATCGACCTCGGCCTACGCCGCCAGGACCTGGCGCCGGACACACCGGCGCACGCACCAGCAGCGGCGCCAGGACCGGGCGAGCTGGTGACCAGCGACGACGCCGCGCCAGACGTGCAGAGCGAAGCCTGCGACGAAGCAACGATGCGGCCGCTGCGCCGCGACCTCAGCGAGCGCCTGGTGCAGCTGGAGCTGCTCACCACCAAGCACCCCACGCCAGCACCAGGCGCCGAGCAGACGCCGCGCCAGGACCCGGTGCCGCCCGGCTTGGACCTGGCGCTCGTGAAGCGGGCGCACGAGCTGATCGCCAAATCCGAGGGAGCACCCGGCTTCCGGCGGATCGGCCGAGACCTCCTGGCGCGCGAGCTCGGCACCAGCCCACACCAGGCGCGCCTACAGCTGGCGCACTACGACGCCACCAACTCAACGACGCCAGGTGCTGGCGCCGACACCAAGGAGACCGCCAGTGCCTGA